In Zingiber officinale cultivar Zhangliang chromosome 3B, Zo_v1.1, whole genome shotgun sequence, a single window of DNA contains:
- the LOC121967238 gene encoding zinc finger A20 and AN1 domain-containing stress-associated protein 9-like, with protein MGQESWKKDTEQTDCETPEVPILCANKCGFFGTAMNNNLCSKCYKDISVKHESMVSSPITEVEKPQIVPSSSVQINHIEGLSKVDGPSEPKVVDDQLKGLLKKQPANRCAQCQKKIGLIGFKCRCGGAFCSSHRYSEAHECSFDYKAAGRVVLAKENRVVMAKKLEKI; from the coding sequence ATGGGGCAAGAGAGCTGGAAAAAGGATACAGAACAAACTGATTGCGAAACCCCTGAAGTCCCCATTTTATGTGCAAACAAATGTGGGTTTTTTGGAACTGCCATGAACAATAACCTCTGCTCCAAATGCTACAAGGATATTTCCGTGAAACATGAGTCGATGGTTTCTTCCCCTATAACAGAAGTGGAGAAACCACAGATTGTTCCATCTTCTTCTGTGCAGATCAACCACATTGAAGGTTTGAGTAAAGTGGATGGGCCAAGTGAGCCCAAGGTTGTTGACGATCAACTGAAGGGATTGTTGAAGAAGCAACCGGCTAACCGATGCGCCCAATGCCAGAAAAAGATAGGTTTAATTGGTTTCAAATGCCGGTGTGGCGGCGCATTCTGTTCCTCTCATAGGTACTCTGAGGCACATGAATGCTCTTTCGACTACAAGGCTGCTGGCCGAGTAGTGTTAGCCAAAGAGAATCGTGTTGTGATGGCTAAGAAGTTGGAGAAAATTTGA